A window of the Tunturibacter empetritectus genome harbors these coding sequences:
- a CDS encoding metal/formaldehyde-sensitive transcriptional repressor encodes MSHTKSAQIKLLNRVKKIRGQIDRVERTLASEDHECAEVLMLLAAARGGINGLMAEVLEDHIRLHLLRDGHAPLTPELGEDLIDLVRAYLK; translated from the coding sequence ATGTCACATACCAAATCAGCCCAGATCAAATTGCTCAACCGGGTCAAGAAGATTCGAGGTCAGATAGACCGCGTGGAACGCACTCTGGCATCAGAGGATCACGAGTGCGCCGAGGTGCTGATGCTGCTCGCAGCGGCGCGTGGCGGAATTAACGGGCTGATGGCTGAGGTGCTCGAAGACCATATCCGACTGCATCTGTTGCGCGACGGACATGCCCCTCTGACTCCTGAGCTAGGGGAGGACTTGATTGATCTTGTGCGCGCCTATCTCAAATAG
- a CDS encoding thiazole synthase, protein MKPLVIAGRAFQSRLIVGTGKYKDGAETQAAIEASGAEMVTVAVRRVNLDRTSESLLDFIDPRRYFLLPNTAGCYTADEAIRAARLGREVGLSDWVKIEVIGDQQTLYPDVQATLEATRVLVKEGFTVLPYTSDDIVFAKRLIDAGAAAVMPLGAPIGSGLGLQNTANLRILRELITEVPLIVDAGVGTASDAAVAMELGFDAVLMNTAIAAAKDPLLMAEAMQHAVLAGRQAYLAGRMQRKLYATASSPLEGISR, encoded by the coding sequence ATGAAACCTCTGGTGATCGCAGGACGAGCCTTTCAATCACGACTGATCGTCGGGACAGGGAAGTACAAAGATGGCGCTGAGACTCAGGCCGCCATCGAAGCTTCGGGAGCGGAGATGGTGACGGTCGCGGTCCGCCGGGTGAACCTCGATCGCACGAGCGAGTCTCTGCTGGACTTCATCGATCCAAGGCGTTATTTTTTGCTGCCTAATACGGCTGGGTGCTACACCGCGGACGAGGCGATCCGCGCAGCCCGACTTGGGCGCGAGGTGGGGTTGTCGGACTGGGTCAAGATTGAGGTGATCGGAGATCAGCAGACGCTCTATCCCGATGTGCAGGCGACGCTCGAAGCAACCCGCGTGCTCGTCAAAGAAGGCTTCACCGTGCTGCCATATACGTCCGACGATATCGTCTTTGCCAAGCGACTGATTGACGCTGGCGCGGCGGCGGTCATGCCTCTCGGCGCACCCATCGGCAGCGGGCTCGGGCTGCAAAATACGGCCAACCTGCGCATTCTGCGCGAGCTGATCACGGAAGTCCCGCTGATTGTGGATGCAGGCGTTGGTACAGCCTCCGATGCTGCGGTTGCGATGGAGCTGGGCTTCGATGCCGTGCTGATGAACACCGCGATAGCTGCGGCGAAGGACCCCTTGCTGATGGCCGAAGCGATGCAACACGCCGTGCTGGCAGGGCGGCAGGCCTATCTTGCAGGAAGAATGCAGCGCAAACTCTACGCCACGGCCAGCTCCCCTCTGGAAGGGATCTCGAGGTAG
- the ruvC gene encoding crossover junction endodeoxyribonuclease RuvC — protein sequence MRVFGIDCGTEFTGYGVVEVDCDARMPRLIHLAAGTIRLNKKEKTPQRLAQVYAELTALMTLHHPEIVAIEEVFFSANAKSALKLGQVRGVAMLAAATCGMPIAEYAPLSIKSSVVGYGLAAKEQVQFMVRRLLDNENAFDSADAADALAIAICHIHTAQTLELQGARR from the coding sequence ATGCGAGTCTTCGGCATCGACTGCGGAACGGAGTTCACCGGCTACGGGGTGGTGGAGGTGGATTGCGACGCCCGCATGCCTCGGCTCATTCACCTGGCGGCCGGTACGATCCGGCTCAATAAAAAAGAGAAGACGCCACAGAGGCTCGCTCAGGTCTACGCTGAGTTGACCGCCTTGATGACTCTGCACCACCCGGAGATCGTCGCCATCGAGGAGGTTTTCTTCTCGGCGAATGCAAAGTCTGCGCTGAAGCTTGGTCAGGTGCGTGGCGTGGCGATGCTGGCCGCCGCGACCTGCGGAATGCCCATCGCCGAATATGCTCCACTCTCGATAAAAAGCTCCGTGGTTGGTTACGGGCTGGCCGCCAAGGAGCAGGTGCAGTTCATGGTGAGGCGTTTGCTCGACAACGAAAACGCCTTCGACTCTGCAGATGCTGCCGACGCGCTGGCCATTGCGATCTGCCACATCCATACCGCCCAGACACTCGAGCTCCAGGGCGCGCGCCGATGA
- the rsmA gene encoding 16S rRNA (adenine(1518)-N(6)/adenine(1519)-N(6))-dimethyltransferase RsmA yields the protein MQMKRKPKLGQNFLVDDSARHAIVDALGDLSKRTVIEIGPGHGAITDILAARCHKLIALELDRSLAAELTFRFRDHAQVQILECDVLKTNLRTLVPEGETADVIGNLPYYITSDILLQLFAAGSAGIVARAVLMMQREVADRVSAAPGVRDYGLLSATAQVNAQVDNLFTLPPSAFSPPPDVYSTVLRLHFAPRFAELGVDPDGFNIFLKQSFAQKRKTLQNNLRAAGYSAEEFSAAWPASVPTQARAESLALESMAELYRSLSHVVADRD from the coding sequence ATGCAGATGAAACGTAAGCCGAAGCTGGGGCAGAATTTTCTGGTCGATGACTCCGCCCGACATGCCATCGTCGATGCCCTTGGTGATCTTAGCAAGCGCACTGTCATCGAGATTGGCCCGGGACATGGGGCGATTACCGATATACTGGCTGCTCGTTGCCACAAGTTGATAGCACTGGAGCTTGACCGGAGCCTGGCGGCGGAGTTGACCTTCCGCTTTCGCGATCATGCGCAGGTACAGATTCTCGAGTGCGATGTTCTGAAGACGAACCTGCGAACGCTGGTGCCGGAAGGCGAGACGGCAGACGTGATCGGCAATCTCCCGTACTACATCACGTCGGATATTCTGCTGCAACTCTTCGCGGCTGGCAGCGCCGGTATAGTCGCCCGAGCTGTTCTGATGATGCAGCGGGAGGTGGCGGACCGCGTTTCGGCGGCGCCCGGAGTTCGTGACTATGGCTTACTCTCGGCAACGGCACAGGTGAACGCGCAGGTCGACAACCTCTTTACGCTGCCGCCATCCGCTTTTTCGCCGCCGCCTGACGTCTACTCCACGGTTTTGCGGCTGCACTTTGCGCCGAGGTTTGCTGAGCTTGGAGTGGACCCTGACGGGTTCAATATCTTCTTGAAGCAGAGCTTTGCGCAGAAGCGTAAGACGCTGCAAAACAATCTTCGTGCCGCTGGCTACTCGGCCGAAGAGTTCTCTGCAGCGTGGCCTGCCAGCGTTCCCACGCAAGCACGCGCCGAATCACTCGCACTCGAATCGATGGCAGAGCTTTATCGTTCTTTGTCGCATGTCGTTGCCGATCGCGACTGA
- the glgA gene encoding glycogen synthase GlgA, whose translation MHIVFAASECSPWAKSGGMADVVSALPRALAQLGHRVSVFLPYYRQVAKAVPNPTVVLPSVTIPFPGYNRFVRVLDGGVKSGVQTYFLDCAELFDRENFYGTPSGDYPDNAERFGLLCRSVIEASKILGIPDVFHVHDWEAAMLPVMLRSIYYFDPVLRNVPAVLTIHNAGSQGWFPSQTIEKLLLPWDLYTVDKLEHYEKIDFLKGGVVYADAITTVSRKYAEELQTSEFGNGLEGVFRQRSGDLLGITNGIDTEEWNPATDPNIAAHYTAENLAGKKECRRDLLHAYGLENVSDDTAVIGVVTRFATQKGSDFIVEIMDRLAQEDMVLVILGSGEEYYERLLVEMAERHPAKVRVKVKFDNVMAHKIEAGADIFLMPSRYEPGGLNQLYSLKYGTIPVVRATGGLDDTIDEQPNGGGNGFKFWGYSAGAFFDALKRALDTFRNKQEWAQMMQRGMAQDFSWDKPASEYLRLYERVIQNRS comes from the coding sequence ATGCATATTGTTTTCGCAGCATCGGAGTGCTCCCCCTGGGCCAAGTCGGGTGGGATGGCAGATGTGGTCAGCGCACTCCCACGCGCATTGGCTCAACTCGGCCATCGCGTTAGCGTCTTTCTGCCCTACTATCGCCAGGTCGCGAAGGCTGTCCCGAACCCTACGGTTGTGCTGCCCAGCGTCACAATTCCTTTTCCCGGCTATAACCGCTTCGTGCGTGTTCTCGATGGGGGAGTCAAGAGCGGAGTCCAGACCTACTTCCTCGATTGTGCCGAACTATTCGACCGCGAAAACTTCTACGGTACGCCGTCCGGAGATTACCCCGACAACGCAGAGCGCTTCGGCCTGCTCTGCCGCAGCGTGATCGAAGCCTCAAAGATCCTCGGTATTCCTGATGTCTTCCACGTTCATGACTGGGAGGCGGCGATGCTCCCGGTCATGTTGCGCTCCATCTATTACTTCGATCCTGTGCTGCGAAACGTCCCAGCCGTGTTGACGATTCACAACGCGGGATCGCAGGGCTGGTTTCCTTCGCAGACTATCGAAAAGTTGCTGCTCCCCTGGGACCTGTACACGGTCGACAAGCTCGAACACTACGAGAAGATTGATTTCCTGAAAGGCGGCGTGGTGTATGCGGATGCCATCACAACGGTCAGCCGCAAGTATGCCGAAGAACTCCAGACCAGCGAGTTCGGCAACGGGCTCGAAGGGGTCTTTCGCCAACGGAGCGGAGACCTGCTCGGAATTACGAACGGCATCGACACCGAGGAGTGGAATCCCGCGACCGACCCCAACATTGCAGCGCATTACACGGCCGAAAACCTCGCCGGCAAGAAAGAGTGCCGCCGCGATCTGCTTCACGCTTACGGACTCGAGAATGTCAGTGACGACACCGCTGTGATCGGGGTGGTCACCCGTTTCGCGACCCAGAAAGGCTCCGACTTTATCGTCGAGATCATGGATCGTCTGGCGCAGGAAGACATGGTGCTGGTCATTCTTGGGAGCGGCGAAGAGTACTACGAACGGCTGTTAGTGGAGATGGCCGAGCGCCATCCCGCTAAGGTGCGCGTGAAGGTAAAGTTCGATAACGTCATGGCGCACAAGATCGAAGCAGGCGCGGACATCTTTCTGATGCCGTCCCGCTACGAGCCCGGCGGTCTAAACCAGCTCTACAGCCTCAAGTACGGTACGATTCCCGTCGTCCGCGCTACGGGTGGCCTCGACGACACCATCGACGAACAGCCAAACGGTGGCGGCAATGGTTTCAAATTCTGGGGCTACAGTGCGGGGGCCTTCTTCGACGCGCTCAAGCGTGCCCTTGATACCTTCCGTAACAAGCAGGAGTGGGCCCAGATGATGCAGCGAGGCATGGCGCAGGATTTTTCCTGGGATAAGCCTGCCAGCGAATACCTTCGCCTCTACGAGCGCGTCATCCAGAATCGCAGCTAG
- a CDS encoding APC family permease, whose translation MPNSKSELPRVLNASHATSIVVGIIIGSGIFLVPREMMAAVGSSGMVYVVWIVGGLLSLFGAMTYAEIAAARPKYGGEYAFLREAYGDLTGFLYMWTQITVAKPASLATIAAGLARVLGTFAVFSFFARPAFFHLFWGQIFAITVTWLIAILNIIGTRRSANVQLLLTWLKGLLILVIAGFCFGAAGQHGSWHNFSTDFTGARGGFTGFMIALVAALWAYDGWSDVVTMAGEVQKPQRSMPLALVGGVAIVGVLYMLTNAAIQYVLPAAAIATADRPAADAMRLVTGPWGATLVSIGMAVSICATFVGSSLSGARVPFAAARDGLFFKQMAHVNSRFQTPSTALILQAILSSLLLLAIGKFQALFSLAIFGEWLFYMLTASTIFVFRSRDSSTPRPYSIWGYPALPALFILAAAVLLVFSFADQPRNSLIGTGIILLGVPLHYLLQRERSA comes from the coding sequence ATGCCAAACAGCAAGTCCGAACTGCCCCGCGTCCTGAACGCATCCCACGCGACCTCCATTGTCGTGGGCATCATTATCGGGAGCGGCATCTTTCTAGTGCCGCGAGAGATGATGGCTGCGGTGGGCTCGTCCGGCATGGTCTATGTGGTTTGGATCGTGGGTGGTTTGCTCTCGCTCTTCGGCGCAATGACCTATGCGGAGATCGCTGCCGCCAGACCGAAGTATGGCGGCGAATACGCTTTTCTTCGCGAGGCCTATGGAGATCTGACCGGCTTCCTTTATATGTGGACGCAGATTACGGTGGCCAAACCTGCATCCCTGGCTACCATCGCCGCGGGGCTTGCGCGTGTACTGGGGACCTTCGCAGTCTTCAGCTTTTTTGCCCGCCCGGCATTCTTTCATCTCTTTTGGGGACAGATCTTCGCGATCACGGTGACGTGGCTCATCGCCATTCTCAACATTATTGGGACAAGAAGATCTGCCAACGTGCAGCTTCTGCTCACGTGGCTCAAGGGCCTGCTGATTCTAGTGATTGCGGGATTTTGTTTTGGCGCAGCAGGCCAGCATGGTTCGTGGCACAACTTCAGCACAGACTTTACGGGAGCGCGGGGAGGCTTTACCGGCTTCATGATTGCGCTGGTCGCGGCGCTGTGGGCCTATGACGGATGGAGCGACGTCGTCACCATGGCGGGCGAGGTGCAGAAGCCGCAGCGCAGCATGCCGCTAGCCCTGGTTGGAGGGGTTGCCATTGTTGGCGTGCTCTACATGCTGACCAATGCGGCGATTCAATATGTGTTGCCTGCAGCGGCAATCGCTACCGCGGATCGGCCTGCAGCCGATGCAATGCGTCTGGTCACCGGGCCGTGGGGAGCGACGCTGGTGTCGATCGGTATGGCCGTCAGTATCTGCGCGACCTTTGTAGGGTCGTCGCTCTCGGGTGCGCGTGTGCCGTTCGCAGCGGCTCGCGATGGATTGTTCTTCAAACAAATGGCGCATGTGAACTCGCGATTTCAAACGCCGTCGACAGCGTTGATCCTTCAGGCCATCCTGAGTTCTCTGCTGCTGCTGGCCATCGGAAAGTTTCAGGCGCTTTTTTCGCTGGCCATCTTCGGCGAGTGGCTCTTCTACATGTTGACCGCTAGCACGATCTTTGTGTTTCGCAGTCGCGACTCAAGCACGCCCCGGCCGTATAGCATCTGGGGATACCCTGCGTTGCCGGCACTGTTCATTCTTGCGGCGGCAGTGCTGCTGGTGTTTTCGTTTGCTGATCAGCCGCGGAACTCTCTCATCGGAACCGGCATCATTCTGCTGGGAGTTCCGCTGCACTATCTGCTGCAACGAGAGCGAAGCGCCTAG
- the ypfJ gene encoding KPN_02809 family neutral zinc metallopeptidase — translation MDWTPGGGLSGDIEDRRGSSGGGGGGFGGGGIGIVGFLILLVVSLVTGRNYIGSYLSGHSTSPSSTQQSVPSAGNRPITSESPQEKRAAQLVSWTLDDVQNTWTKLLPTQTGKNYQRSTLVLFRGRTYSGCGTAQSQSGPFYCPADEKVYIDLSFWDELRRLGGSNADFAQAYVIAHELGHHVQDLLGIEGKVRQLSGQNPSERNRLSVDLELQADCFAGVWAHSTAQRNIVHDSDITAGLQAAAAVGDDHIQRLERGTVSPESFTHGSSAQRVGWFRRGFQQGTIAACNTFKFGGAVPPADSAE, via the coding sequence ATGGATTGGACACCTGGCGGCGGACTCAGTGGCGACATTGAAGACAGACGTGGTTCTTCCGGCGGCGGTGGCGGAGGCTTTGGCGGCGGTGGGATCGGTATCGTTGGTTTTTTGATCCTGCTGGTCGTCAGCCTGGTCACGGGCCGCAACTATATCGGCAGCTATCTCTCCGGCCACAGCACATCACCGTCCTCCACGCAACAGAGCGTGCCTTCCGCCGGCAACCGCCCGATAACTTCTGAATCGCCTCAGGAGAAGAGGGCGGCACAACTCGTCTCCTGGACCCTGGACGATGTGCAGAACACTTGGACAAAGCTTCTACCCACACAGACCGGCAAAAACTACCAGCGCTCCACGCTCGTACTCTTTCGCGGTCGAACGTACTCAGGCTGTGGCACGGCTCAGTCGCAGAGCGGACCGTTCTACTGTCCGGCGGATGAGAAGGTCTACATCGACCTCAGTTTTTGGGATGAGCTGAGACGTCTCGGCGGCAGCAATGCGGACTTCGCCCAGGCTTACGTCATCGCTCACGAGCTAGGACACCACGTACAGGATCTCCTCGGGATCGAAGGCAAAGTTCGCCAGCTCTCAGGTCAAAATCCGTCGGAGAGAAACCGCCTTTCGGTCGATCTTGAACTCCAGGCAGACTGTTTCGCGGGCGTATGGGCGCACAGTACAGCGCAGCGGAACATAGTTCACGACTCGGATATCACAGCTGGTCTGCAGGCAGCGGCCGCAGTCGGCGACGACCATATACAACGCCTGGAGCGAGGAACAGTCAGCCCCGAAAGCTTCACCCACGGATCGTCAGCACAACGCGTCGGCTGGTTCAGACGCGGATTCCAGCAGGGAACCATCGCAGCCTGCAACACCTTTAAATTCGGTGGTGCCGTTCCGCCGGCAGACAGCGCCGAGTAA
- the uvrC gene encoding excinuclease ABC subunit UvrC, translating into MDLHQKIRTLPTQPGCYLYKNAEGEVIYVGKAKNLRARVRSYFLEASQANAKTGTLMREAIDVEYITVANEHEALALENNLIKQKKPRFNILLRDDKTYPYIKLTMNDRYPKVFVTRRLRKDGGAYYGPYFPGNLAYRLVDLIHRSFLIPSCKVDLSRYHPRACLQYYIKRCLGPCLEGLTTPDAYRETIRDVQLFLEGRPNELEQSLTKRMEAAAEAQQFEMAARLRDQIVTVHQMQDKQRMASADNEDADVFGYHFENEMLAVNLFHMRSGKIVDRRDFFWEDLPDSLLDAATEAVSEVDELEALPRMEPDPATPAPEIGEGIAIVQHAAVSEMGGAFSPGVFFSALLKQLYLDQSYVPRSVLVPVEFPDRALLAEALTERTGKRIEILAPQRGEKRSLVDLVCQNAKQSYDQRFRVLQPAMKAIQEALQDALTLEELPRRIECFDISHIQGAETVASMVVWEDGAMKKSDYRKFQVKTVTGVDDFASMREVIQRRYKRLQEDKKPFPSLILIDGGLGQLHAAYSALEEIGVTLQPLASIAKKEEIIYVYGQENEPVVLDRRSPVLHLMQKIRDESHRFAVTYHRKRRQMRDRDSELLSIPGVGPRTRQRLIEHFGSVRGIKQAGTDALTAVVNAATAERIRSYFAAEASGDAVLPVLNEAS; encoded by the coding sequence ATGGATCTTCACCAGAAAATTCGAACTCTCCCCACCCAGCCAGGCTGCTATCTCTATAAAAATGCTGAGGGCGAGGTGATCTACGTCGGCAAGGCGAAGAACCTTCGTGCACGGGTGCGCTCGTATTTTCTGGAGGCGTCGCAGGCGAATGCCAAGACCGGCACCCTGATGCGCGAGGCCATCGATGTGGAGTACATCACGGTCGCCAACGAGCACGAGGCCCTTGCGCTGGAGAACAACCTCATCAAGCAGAAGAAGCCACGCTTCAACATTCTGCTGCGCGATGACAAGACCTACCCCTACATCAAGCTGACGATGAATGACCGCTACCCGAAGGTCTTCGTGACGCGCCGGTTGCGCAAGGACGGCGGGGCCTACTACGGTCCTTACTTTCCGGGGAACCTGGCCTATCGACTGGTGGATCTGATCCATCGCAGCTTTCTGATTCCAAGCTGCAAGGTTGACCTGTCGCGATATCATCCGCGGGCTTGCCTGCAGTACTACATCAAGCGCTGCCTGGGTCCTTGCCTGGAGGGACTAACCACACCGGACGCTTACCGCGAGACCATACGCGATGTGCAGCTCTTTCTGGAGGGGAGGCCGAACGAGCTTGAGCAGTCGCTGACGAAGCGGATGGAGGCGGCAGCAGAGGCGCAGCAGTTTGAGATGGCTGCGCGTCTGCGAGATCAGATCGTTACGGTTCATCAGATGCAGGACAAACAGCGCATGGCGAGCGCGGACAATGAGGACGCCGACGTCTTCGGCTATCACTTTGAGAACGAGATGCTCGCGGTCAACCTGTTCCACATGCGAAGCGGCAAGATTGTGGACCGGCGCGATTTCTTCTGGGAGGATCTGCCGGACTCTCTGCTGGATGCGGCGACGGAGGCGGTCTCCGAGGTGGACGAGTTGGAGGCACTGCCTCGCATGGAGCCTGACCCCGCAACGCCAGCGCCGGAGATCGGCGAGGGTATCGCCATTGTGCAACATGCAGCGGTGTCGGAGATGGGAGGCGCATTCAGTCCGGGGGTGTTTTTCTCTGCGCTTCTGAAACAGCTTTATCTCGATCAGAGTTATGTGCCGCGATCGGTTCTCGTGCCGGTTGAGTTTCCTGACCGAGCGCTGCTGGCAGAGGCCCTGACTGAGAGAACTGGAAAGCGAATCGAGATTCTTGCTCCACAGCGCGGTGAAAAACGATCCCTTGTCGACCTTGTCTGTCAGAATGCGAAACAGTCTTATGATCAGCGGTTCCGCGTGCTGCAGCCTGCGATGAAGGCTATCCAGGAGGCGTTGCAGGATGCGCTTACGCTCGAGGAGCTGCCACGTCGAATCGAGTGCTTCGACATCTCGCATATTCAAGGTGCTGAGACGGTGGCCTCCATGGTGGTGTGGGAGGATGGCGCGATGAAAAAGTCCGACTACAGGAAGTTTCAAGTGAAGACGGTTACAGGCGTCGACGATTTCGCGAGCATGCGTGAGGTAATTCAACGTCGCTACAAGCGACTGCAGGAAGATAAGAAGCCCTTCCCTTCCCTGATCCTGATCGATGGAGGACTAGGGCAGTTGCATGCGGCGTATTCGGCGCTTGAGGAGATCGGCGTCACGCTGCAGCCCTTGGCTTCGATCGCGAAGAAGGAAGAGATCATCTATGTGTATGGGCAGGAGAATGAGCCGGTGGTGCTGGACCGGCGGTCTCCGGTGTTGCACCTGATGCAGAAGATTCGCGACGAGAGCCATCGGTTCGCTGTGACCTATCATCGCAAGCGGCGCCAGATGCGCGACCGCGACAGTGAGTTGCTGTCGATACCGGGCGTTGGGCCGAGAACCCGGCAACGATTGATCGAACACTTTGGCAGCGTGCGCGGGATTAAGCAGGCTGGAACTGATGCGCTCACTGCGGTGGTGAATGCTGCAACGGCCGAGCGAATTCGCAGTTACTTCGCGGCTGAGGCGTCTGGCGATGCGGTGCTGCCGGTGTTGAACGAGGCTTCCTGA
- a CDS encoding OmpA family protein, which yields MRSNNNKDMKIKSACTAVFASALALTFTVGCSTKNYVRSQTAPIIQQTNDLDTKTAADHRNIVDTDERAKTGIAGAQSAANTADQHALAAGQSADAANQSAKEAYNRVDSLSGVVANLDNYKQVSDVGVTFAFDKYVLTASDKKQLDDLAANLTNTRGYILEVTGGTDSVGDAAYNYQLSQHRADAVVNYLASKYNIPPHKFYLIGIGKDQQVASDSTAAGRAKNRRVDIKLMTNMNSDQPSTASSTKPNGQM from the coding sequence ATGAGATCCAATAACAACAAAGACATGAAGATCAAATCTGCCTGCACCGCCGTATTTGCCAGTGCTCTTGCCCTCACCTTCACGGTCGGCTGCTCGACGAAAAATTACGTTCGCTCCCAGACCGCTCCCATCATCCAGCAAACAAATGATCTGGATACCAAGACTGCCGCCGACCACCGCAATATCGTCGACACCGACGAGCGGGCCAAGACCGGAATCGCCGGTGCACAATCCGCGGCGAACACGGCCGACCAACATGCCCTGGCTGCCGGCCAGTCCGCCGATGCAGCCAATCAGTCCGCGAAGGAAGCTTACAACCGGGTCGACAGCCTGAGCGGCGTCGTAGCCAACCTGGACAACTATAAGCAGGTCTCGGATGTTGGCGTAACCTTCGCCTTCGACAAGTATGTTCTCACTGCATCTGATAAGAAGCAGCTCGACGACTTGGCGGCGAACCTCACCAACACTCGCGGCTACATCCTTGAAGTCACCGGCGGAACGGACTCAGTTGGCGACGCGGCCTACAACTATCAGCTCAGCCAGCATCGCGCCGACGCGGTCGTCAACTACCTGGCGTCGAAGTACAACATCCCGCCGCATAAGTTCTACCTGATCGGCATCGGCAAAGACCAGCAGGTCGCCAGCGACAGCACAGCAGCCGGCCGCGCGAAGAATCGCCGAGTCGACATCAAGCTGATGACTAACATGAACAGCGACCAGCCGAGCACCGCTTCTTCCACCAAACCGAATGGTCAGATGTAA
- a CDS encoding DUF3311 domain-containing protein gives MHYALQHMVPETDTNAKPKTRRSRWVLLLVLPYIGLCFPIVYARSTPELWGFPFFYWYQFAWVILASGLLAIVYRKLKT, from the coding sequence ATGCATTATGCTTTGCAGCATATGGTGCCGGAGACAGACACGAACGCGAAACCAAAGACCCGCAGAAGCCGCTGGGTGCTGTTGCTTGTCTTGCCTTATATTGGGCTGTGTTTTCCGATAGTTTACGCGCGTTCAACGCCTGAACTTTGGGGATTTCCGTTTTTCTACTGGTATCAGTTTGCCTGGGTCATCCTGGCGTCCGGGTTGTTGGCGATCGTCTATCGCAAGCTCAAGACATAG
- the mazG gene encoding nucleoside triphosphate pyrophosphohydrolase, whose product MPDLIPKNLSQDVVSAKDPIAEAIAIMARLRAPNGCPWDREQTFDSIKRHTLEETYEVFDAIERRAWPDLKDELGDLLLQVLFYAQMASEAGYFTIQDVAENLNAKLIRRHPHIFGDAEATDSNAVLRNWEQIKQTEKKAPASTQTSMLDEIPRSMPALMEAGKLGSRAAKVGFDWPNSEGLFDKLHEEIGELKAELNPTSTASSATAIEAELGDILFTAVNLARHLKVDPESALRATNAKFRRRFAAMESAAGNSAALAASSPDQLEILWNQAKNAATEPTRS is encoded by the coding sequence ATGCCTGATCTCATCCCTAAGAATCTCTCGCAAGATGTCGTCTCTGCCAAAGATCCGATTGCTGAAGCCATTGCGATCATGGCCCGTCTGCGCGCTCCGAACGGCTGCCCGTGGGACCGCGAGCAGACCTTCGACTCTATCAAGCGTCACACCCTCGAGGAGACCTACGAGGTCTTCGATGCCATCGAGCGCCGCGCGTGGCCCGATCTAAAGGACGAGCTCGGCGATCTCCTCCTCCAGGTTCTCTTCTACGCCCAGATGGCCTCAGAGGCTGGCTACTTCACCATCCAGGATGTAGCGGAAAATCTAAACGCCAAGTTGATTCGCCGTCATCCCCACATCTTCGGCGACGCTGAAGCCACTGACTCCAACGCTGTCCTGCGCAACTGGGAGCAGATCAAGCAGACCGAAAAGAAGGCGCCCGCATCCACCCAGACCTCCATGCTCGACGAGATCCCTCGCTCCATGCCCGCCTTGATGGAAGCGGGCAAACTCGGCTCCCGCGCAGCAAAAGTAGGATTTGACTGGCCCAACTCCGAAGGCCTCTTCGACAAGCTGCACGAAGAGATCGGCGAGCTCAAGGCCGAGCTGAATCCCACCTCGACCGCCAGCTCAGCAACAGCGATCGAAGCGGAGTTAGGCGACATTCTCTTCACCGCCGTCAACCTCGCCCGACACCTCAAGGTCGACCCCGAATCTGCTCTACGCGCTACAAACGCAAAATTTCGCCGACGCTTCGCCGCGATGGAGTCCGCCGCAGGCAATAGCGCCGCCCTGGCCGCCTCCAGCCCCGATCAGCTCGAAATACTATGGAACCAGGCGAAGAACGCCGCCACCGAGCCCACAAGGTCATGA